One genomic region from Terasakiella sp. SH-1 encodes:
- a CDS encoding ATP-binding cassette domain-containing protein, producing the protein MYLLSTLKGIHKGSVKWTFPSDNDGESLVYEWSADKPLNPREVKELRQNRFGFAFQRNTMLPYLTVEENLAYHYELKGASKKEALDEVDRVLEELFLNDGSVNATVEEKRTKYPGDLSGGQLKKVSIVQALVKRPTILFADEPAASLDHKSKDEIMKFVRDWAQKGKGRRGFVWVTHEKEDPDDYSGGRCLDVKIEGTANEEKPTNRFLYYTPPKKKAMNEIIE; encoded by the coding sequence ATGTATTTGCTCTCAACATTAAAGGGTATACACAAGGGCAGTGTTAAATGGACTTTCCCTTCCGACAATGACGGGGAATCTCTGGTTTACGAATGGAGCGCCGATAAACCGCTCAATCCGAGGGAAGTAAAGGAGTTGAGACAAAATCGTTTTGGGTTTGCATTTCAACGAAACACTATGCTTCCCTATTTGACCGTGGAAGAAAACCTGGCTTACCATTATGAATTGAAGGGGGCTTCCAAAAAGGAAGCGCTGGATGAGGTTGACAGGGTTCTGGAAGAGCTTTTCCTGAATGATGGTTCCGTCAATGCTACTGTGGAAGAAAAAAGGACGAAATATCCCGGCGACTTATCCGGGGGGCAGCTAAAGAAAGTATCGATTGTGCAGGCATTGGTAAAGCGGCCGACCATCTTGTTTGCCGATGAGCCTGCGGCCAGTCTGGATCATAAGTCCAAAGATGAAATTATGAAGTTTGTGCGTGATTGGGCGCAAAAGGGCAAAGGCAGGCGCGGTTTTGTCTGGGTCACTCATGAAAAAGAAGACCCGGATGATTACTCCGGTGGTCGGTGTCTGGATGTAAAAATCGAAGGAACGGCGAACGAGGAAAAGCCGACAAACAGGTTCCTGTATTACACCCCCCCAAAAAAAAAAGCGATGAACGAAATTATTGAGTAA
- a CDS encoding DUF6710 family protein: MKNKHLKSMCRKLLQGVADTRGTLSNQQVFQRIMKNVAGRDLAYSGDKEDRREYFHDKEYLLRIVRILASPLQDALIARMWLAAGELDTYGDDIDIGDLFLPYHTKWNNENLTDKAWRRGQAETMRLGIDPVLVWPWRHSRLYEVLALIGENRPYGEWEQDDIGHDLTVVMPVRIGVLGSGGNHSIATGIAMRTGEVKTKNAYDLSVLYPIVHSDGRGVAPEKWST, encoded by the coding sequence ATGAAAAACAAACATTTGAAATCTATGTGCCGTAAGTTGCTTCAAGGTGTTGCAGACACGCGGGGCACATTGAGCAATCAACAAGTTTTTCAACGAATTATGAAAAATGTTGCAGGACGTGATTTAGCGTATTCTGGTGATAAAGAAGATCGGAGAGAATACTTTCATGATAAAGAATACCTGCTGCGTATCGTTCGAATTTTGGCGTCACCATTACAAGACGCTTTGATTGCGAGAATGTGGCTTGCGGCTGGTGAATTGGACACATACGGCGATGACATAGACATTGGGGATTTGTTTTTGCCGTATCATACTAAATGGAATAATGAAAACCTTACGGATAAGGCGTGGCGAAGAGGTCAAGCTGAAACGATGCGGTTGGGAATAGACCCTGTATTAGTCTGGCCATGGCGTCATAGTCGATTATATGAGGTCTTAGCTTTGATTGGCGAGAACCGCCCCTATGGGGAATGGGAGCAAGATGATATAGGTCATGATTTAACAGTAGTAATGCCAGTACGAATTGGAGTGCTGGGTTCAGGTGGAAACCATTCGATTGCAACAGGAATTGCAATGCGTACTGGCGAGGTGAAGACCAAAAATGCATATGATTTAAGTGTGTTATATCCTATCGTTCATAGTGACGGTCGTGGCGTAGCCCCCGAAAAGTGGTCCACATAA
- the rlmB gene encoding 23S rRNA (guanosine(2251)-2'-O)-methyltransferase RlmB: MSKQNKRRANSPKRKSPSQTKRGDGVAKHNQERPAFERPKGPPWLYGRHAVISAIQNEERHCHRLLVSDDFLKSHGDELNRALRDCERKRPAPEIVERRDIEDAVQGGVHQGVALQADPLPRLTLEDILFDISEQPNALIVALDQATDPQNIGAVLRSAAAFGASAVLIPEKNAPEVTAAMAKAACGALERIAFVRVTNLSRSLDQLKEEGFWSVGLDGYAETTLSKIDMTGKTVLVMGSEGSGLRRLTKEKCDFLGKIPISQSVESLNLSNATAVALYEIARQKQE, translated from the coding sequence ATGAGCAAACAGAATAAGCGCCGAGCCAACTCACCAAAACGCAAAAGCCCTTCACAGACAAAACGCGGTGATGGAGTCGCCAAACATAATCAGGAGCGTCCGGCTTTTGAACGGCCCAAAGGCCCGCCTTGGCTTTATGGTCGCCATGCCGTGATTTCCGCCATCCAAAATGAAGAGCGCCACTGTCACCGTTTGCTGGTCAGCGACGACTTTCTCAAATCCCATGGTGATGAATTAAACCGGGCCTTGCGTGACTGTGAACGAAAACGCCCTGCTCCTGAAATTGTTGAACGTCGTGACATTGAAGATGCCGTCCAAGGTGGTGTCCATCAAGGCGTTGCCCTGCAAGCCGACCCCCTGCCCCGTCTGACGCTGGAAGATATTTTGTTTGATATTAGCGAACAGCCCAATGCCCTGATTGTGGCTCTGGACCAGGCCACAGACCCGCAAAATATTGGTGCCGTCTTGCGCTCAGCGGCTGCTTTTGGGGCCAGTGCCGTTTTAATTCCGGAAAAAAATGCCCCGGAAGTCACTGCAGCCATGGCAAAAGCCGCCTGCGGTGCGCTCGAACGCATTGCCTTTGTTCGTGTCACCAACCTGTCACGTAGCCTGGATCAACTCAAAGAAGAAGGCTTTTGGTCTGTGGGACTGGATGGTTATGCCGAAACCACCTTATCCAAAATAGACATGACAGGCAAAACTGTACTGGTTATGGGCTCCGAAGGCAGTGGCCTGCGGCGACTGACAAAAGAAAAATGTGATTTCCTTGGAAAAATCCCGATTTCTCAAAGCGTTGAAAGCTTAAACCTGTCCAATGCAACGGCTGTCGCCCTTTATGAAATTGCCCGCCAAAAGCAAGAGTGA
- the tuf gene encoding elongation factor Tu, producing the protein MAKEKFDRSKPHCNIGTVGHVDHGKTTLTAAITKVLAETGGGEAVDFANIDKAPEERERGITISTAHVEYETEARHYAHVDCPGHADYVKNMITGAAQMDGGILVVNAADGPMPQTREHILLARQVGVPALVVFMNKVDQVDDEELLELVEMEITELLESYGFEDVPIVAGSALAALEGRDDNIGKEKILELMKAVDEHIPQPEADTSKPFLMPIEDVFSISGRGTVVTGRIETGITKVGEEVEIVGLKDTETTTVTGIEMFRKLLDEARAGDNAGVLLRGIKRDEIQRGQVLAAPGSITPHKKFTCEVYILTKEEGGRHTPFFANYRPQFYFRTTDVTGSITLPEGTEMVMPGDNVKLSVELLGAIAMDEGLRFAIREGGRTVGSGVVASIDD; encoded by the coding sequence ATGGCTAAAGAAAAGTTTGACCGCTCCAAACCGCACTGTAACATCGGTACAGTTGGTCACGTTGACCATGGTAAAACCACACTGACTGCTGCGATCACCAAAGTTCTCGCTGAAACAGGCGGTGGTGAAGCTGTTGATTTTGCTAACATCGACAAAGCACCGGAAGAACGTGAGCGCGGTATTACAATCTCTACTGCACACGTAGAATATGAAACAGAAGCTCGTCACTACGCACACGTAGACTGCCCGGGTCACGCTGACTATGTGAAAAACATGATCACTGGTGCTGCTCAGATGGACGGTGGTATTCTGGTTGTAAACGCTGCTGATGGCCCCATGCCGCAAACGCGTGAGCACATCCTGCTTGCTCGTCAGGTTGGTGTACCGGCTCTCGTCGTGTTCATGAACAAAGTTGACCAGGTTGACGACGAAGAACTGTTGGAACTGGTTGAAATGGAAATCACTGAACTTCTGGAAAGCTATGGCTTTGAAGATGTTCCGATCGTTGCTGGTTCTGCACTGGCTGCTCTGGAAGGCCGTGACGACAACATCGGTAAAGAGAAAATTCTTGAGCTGATGAAAGCTGTTGACGAGCACATCCCGCAGCCGGAAGCCGATACTTCCAAGCCGTTCCTGATGCCGATTGAGGACGTGTTCTCTATCTCCGGTCGTGGTACTGTTGTAACAGGCCGTATCGAAACGGGTATCACTAAAGTTGGTGAAGAAGTTGAGATCGTTGGTCTGAAAGACACTGAAACAACGACTGTAACTGGTATCGAAATGTTCCGTAAGCTGCTCGACGAAGCACGTGCTGGCGATAACGCTGGTGTTCTGCTGCGTGGTATCAAGCGTGACGAAATCCAGCGTGGTCAGGTTCTGGCTGCACCAGGTTCTATCACGCCGCACAAGAAATTCACTTGTGAAGTTTACATTCTGACAAAAGAAGAAGGTGGCCGTCACACGCCGTTCTTCGCGAACTACCGTCCGCAGTTCTACTTCCGTACAACTGACGTCACTGGCTCCATCACACTGCCTGAAGGCACTGAAATGGTCATGCCGGGCGATAATGTTAAGTTGTCCGTTGAGCTGCTGGGTGCGATTGCGATGGACGAAGGTCTGCGTTTCGCGATCCGTGAAGGCGGTCGTACAGTAGGTTCTGGTGTTGTTGCTTCTATCGACGACTAA
- a CDS encoding carboxymuconolactone decarboxylase family protein, translating to MLQRWDVFCLPGERDMLTKKHQQRYDAFYTSTHKNEYLDQKTELLVGLSAAMAMNCLPCMDYYLREAKKAGISKGEISEVLAKVMAVAAGQKRLQLKEVVEKYEIDLDGFQEE from the coding sequence ATGCTGCAAAGATGGGATGTATTTTGCTTGCCGGGGGAAAGAGATATGTTGACTAAAAAACACCAACAACGATATGACGCATTTTATACATCAACTCATAAAAATGAATACTTGGACCAGAAGACAGAACTGTTGGTTGGTTTATCTGCTGCAATGGCGATGAATTGCTTACCCTGTATGGATTATTATCTTAGAGAAGCGAAAAAGGCCGGGATTAGTAAGGGTGAGATCTCGGAAGTTCTTGCTAAGGTTATGGCTGTTGCAGCTGGTCAGAAGCGTTTGCAATTGAAAGAAGTTGTCGAAAAATACGAGATTGACCTTGATGGTTTTCAGGAAGAGTAA
- the secE gene encoding preprotein translocase subunit SecE: protein MAKSGPAKIAQEVRQEAKKITWPTRKETFVSTGMVFVMVFLAAIFFFLIDQILSTTVKAIFN from the coding sequence ATGGCGAAGTCAGGTCCGGCAAAGATTGCACAAGAAGTTCGTCAGGAAGCGAAAAAGATTACATGGCCCACCCGTAAGGAAACGTTTGTTTCGACCGGGATGGTTTTTGTGATGGTCTTTTTGGCTGCAATCTTCTTTTTCCTCATAGACCAAATTTTGTCTACGACTGTAAAAGCGATCTTTAACTGA
- the nusG gene encoding transcription termination/antitermination protein NusG has protein sequence MAQARWYVIHAYSGFENKVAQSILEQAEKKGLSEFFEQVIVPTEEVVEMRRGNKVNAKRKFFPGYVLAKMQLTDETWNMVKNTAKVTDFLGAQGKPCPITEAEANRILHQVEEGVDRPRPSVSFEVGEEIRVIDGPFASFNGLVEEVDEEKGRLKVSVSIFGRATPVELEYNQVEKA, from the coding sequence ATGGCACAAGCACGTTGGTACGTTATTCACGCATATTCCGGTTTTGAAAACAAAGTTGCCCAATCTATTCTGGAGCAGGCTGAAAAAAAGGGCCTGTCTGAGTTTTTTGAGCAGGTGATTGTCCCGACTGAAGAAGTCGTGGAAATGCGTCGCGGGAACAAGGTCAATGCAAAACGTAAATTCTTCCCTGGTTACGTTCTGGCGAAGATGCAATTGACTGATGAAACGTGGAACATGGTGAAGAATACAGCCAAGGTCACAGACTTCCTTGGTGCGCAAGGTAAGCCTTGCCCGATTACGGAAGCTGAGGCCAACCGTATCCTGCATCAGGTTGAAGAAGGTGTGGATCGTCCGCGCCCGAGCGTTTCCTTCGAAGTTGGCGAAGAAATTCGTGTTATCGACGGGCCGTTTGCTTCCTTCAACGGGTTGGTTGAAGAAGTTGATGAAGAAAAAGGCCGCTTGAAAGTTTCCGTATCCATCTTCGGTCGTGCGACCCCGGTGGAACTGGAATATAATCAGGTCGAAAAAGCTTAA
- the rplK gene encoding 50S ribosomal protein L11 — protein sequence MAKKVAGYIKLQIAAGQANPSPPVGPALGQAGLNIMEFCKAFNAATQKMEPGTPIPVVITAYQDRTFTFETKLPPASYYIKKKIGLKKGSQTPGQGFVAQITKAQLAEIAEEKIKDMNANTIEAAVQSLAGSARSMGVEVVE from the coding sequence ATGGCTAAAAAAGTAGCAGGCTACATCAAGCTGCAAATCGCAGCTGGCCAAGCTAACCCGTCCCCGCCGGTAGGTCCGGCACTGGGTCAGGCTGGCTTGAACATTATGGAATTCTGTAAGGCGTTTAACGCTGCGACACAGAAAATGGAACCGGGTACACCGATTCCTGTGGTTATTACAGCTTACCAAGACCGTACATTTACGTTCGAAACAAAGCTGCCGCCGGCTTCTTACTACATCAAGAAGAAAATCGGCCTGAAAAAAGGTTCTCAAACTCCGGGTCAGGGCTTCGTTGCGCAAATCACAAAAGCGCAACTGGCTGAGATCGCTGAAGAGAAAATCAAAGACATGAACGCAAACACAATCGAGGCAGCTGTTCAGTCCTTGGCTGGTTCTGCACGTTCTATGGGCGTTGAGGTAGTGGAGTAA
- the rplA gene encoding 50S ribosomal protein L1: MAKLGKRLSAAKEGFDALAQFDAAAAAKLVKERATAKFDETIEIAVNLGVDPRHADQMVRGVIALPHGTGKTMRVAVFARDAKAEEATAAGADLVGAEDLMEKIQGGEMDFDRVIATPDMMAVVGRLGKVLGPRGLMPNPKLGTVTPNVADAVKNAKAGEVQFRVEKAGIVHAGIGKASFSEEQIAENITAFMGAINKAKPSGAKGTYLKGATVSSTMGVGVKLDIASLAG, from the coding sequence ATGGCTAAACTTGGTAAACGTCTTTCTGCCGCTAAAGAAGGTTTTGACGCACTGGCACAATTCGATGCCGCTGCTGCTGCGAAACTGGTTAAAGAGCGCGCAACTGCTAAATTCGACGAAACAATCGAAATCGCTGTGAACCTCGGTGTTGACCCACGTCACGCTGACCAAATGGTTCGCGGTGTAATCGCACTGCCGCACGGTACTGGTAAAACAATGCGCGTTGCTGTTTTTGCACGTGATGCAAAAGCTGAAGAAGCAACTGCTGCTGGTGCTGACCTGGTTGGTGCGGAAGACCTGATGGAAAAAATTCAGGGCGGCGAAATGGATTTCGACCGTGTTATCGCGACACCGGACATGATGGCTGTTGTTGGTCGTCTGGGTAAAGTGCTCGGCCCGCGTGGTCTGATGCCGAACCCGAAACTCGGTACTGTTACACCGAATGTTGCTGATGCTGTTAAAAACGCAAAAGCGGGTGAAGTTCAGTTCCGTGTTGAAAAAGCTGGTATCGTGCATGCTGGTATCGGTAAAGCTTCTTTCTCTGAAGAGCAAATTGCGGAAAACATCACAGCGTTCATGGGCGCGATCAACAAAGCCAAGCCGTCTGGCGCAAAAGGCACTTATTTGAAGGGCGCAACCGTTTCTTCTACAATGGGTGTTGGCGTTAAGCTTGACATTGCTTCTCTGGCAGGCTAA
- the rplJ gene encoding 50S ribosomal protein L10, whose amino-acid sequence MNRTEKEELVAEMRDVFANSSTVVVAHYSGLTVSEMEELRGKMREAGAGFKVTKNRLTKLALADSKFEGIGELLSGPTAIAYSEDAVAAAKATMDFAKGNEKLVVLGGAMDETTLDPAGVKALASMPSLDELRGKLVGLLQAPAQKLASVSQAPAGQLARVFGAYGSSDA is encoded by the coding sequence ATGAACCGTACCGAAAAAGAAGAACTCGTAGCAGAAATGCGCGACGTGTTCGCGAATAGCTCTACAGTTGTTGTTGCCCACTACAGTGGTCTGACAGTATCTGAAATGGAAGAGCTGCGCGGCAAAATGCGTGAAGCTGGTGCTGGTTTCAAGGTAACGAAAAACCGTCTTACGAAACTCGCTCTTGCGGACAGCAAGTTTGAAGGCATTGGTGAACTGCTCAGCGGTCCGACTGCAATTGCATATTCGGAAGACGCTGTAGCGGCTGCTAAAGCCACTATGGATTTCGCTAAAGGCAACGAGAAACTCGTTGTTCTTGGCGGTGCCATGGATGAAACCACACTGGACCCAGCTGGCGTTAAAGCACTTGCTTCTATGCCGTCCCTGGACGAACTGCGTGGCAAACTTGTTGGCTTGCTTCAGGCTCCGGCCCAGAAGCTGGCTTCCGTTTCTCAAGCACCGGCTGGCCAACTGGCTCGCGTATTTGGTGCTTATGGCTCGAGCGACGCGTAA
- the rplL gene encoding 50S ribosomal protein L7/L12, whose translation MADLEKLVEDLSALTVMEAAELSKLLEDKWGVSAAAPVAVAAVAGGAAGGEAAEEKTDFDVILASAGDKKINVIKEVRGITGLGLKEAKELVEGAPKPVKEGASKDEAEEIKKKLEEAGATVELK comes from the coding sequence ATGGCTGACCTCGAAAAGTTGGTTGAAGACCTTTCCGCTCTGACTGTTATGGAAGCTGCTGAGCTGTCCAAACTTCTGGAAGACAAATGGGGCGTTTCTGCTGCTGCTCCTGTAGCTGTTGCTGCTGTTGCTGGCGGTGCTGCTGGTGGCGAAGCTGCTGAAGAAAAAACTGATTTCGACGTAATCCTGGCTTCTGCTGGCGACAAGAAAATCAACGTGATTAAAGAAGTTCGCGGCATCACAGGTCTTGGCCTGAAAGAAGCTAAAGAGCTGGTTGAAGGTGCTCCTAAGCCGGTTAAAGAAGGCGCTTCTAAAGACGAAGCTGAAGAAATCAAGAAGAAACTTGAAGAAGCTGGCGCTACAGTTGAACTCAAGTAA
- a CDS encoding transporter substrate-binding domain-containing protein, translating to MRPLILAALLLSLLVFTSPSSAQDEFADITVVTSSFKPYSYIYNGTPRGISVAQAQRIFKELDFDPQIHVTTWPNAYKRALKRPKTLIFSMIRTPEREDKFHWIGKIAAIEAFLFKKKGNEAVQLATLEEGLAYKTGALSKDAKGKHLIDQGYKIWPISSQNSGVKMVLSGRLDMIPADINSLNQSLKELSQPKDALVPVLKLKKVSKPVYIAFSKDTPQELVERFRAAYKKAFSQ from the coding sequence ATGCGCCCGCTTATTCTGGCTGCCTTGTTGCTTAGCCTGCTCGTTTTCACTTCACCAAGCTCAGCACAAGATGAATTCGCGGATATTACCGTTGTTACATCGTCTTTCAAGCCTTACAGCTACATATATAATGGCACTCCACGCGGTATTTCTGTTGCGCAAGCCCAGCGTATTTTTAAGGAACTGGATTTCGATCCCCAGATTCATGTCACCACATGGCCCAATGCCTATAAACGTGCCCTAAAACGTCCCAAAACACTTATCTTTTCCATGATCCGCACGCCTGAACGCGAAGACAAGTTTCACTGGATTGGAAAAATTGCTGCGATTGAAGCCTTTCTTTTCAAGAAAAAAGGCAATGAAGCGGTTCAGCTTGCCACACTTGAAGAGGGATTAGCCTATAAGACAGGCGCTTTAAGCAAGGATGCAAAAGGCAAGCACCTGATTGATCAAGGTTATAAAATTTGGCCGATCAGCAGCCAAAACTCAGGGGTCAAAATGGTTTTATCCGGTCGCCTTGACATGATCCCCGCAGATATTAACTCCTTAAACCAAAGCCTGAAAGAACTGAGCCAACCAAAAGACGCTTTGGTTCCTGTACTCAAATTGAAAAAAGTTTCAAAGCCTGTCTATATCGCCTTTAGCAAAGACACACCACAAGAGCTGGTCGAACGTTTTCGCGCAGCCTATAAAAAAGCTTTCTCCCAATAA